The following are encoded together in the Xanthomonas sacchari genome:
- a CDS encoding Hsp20/alpha crystallin family protein: MSIVRYRQWPAQAAFQNEIKQVFDRFFDPNGGTDESAVVTAQWVPRVDIKEEPERFVLYADLPGIDPSEIEVSMDKGILSIKGERKSESAADTERFSRIERRYGSFHRRFALPDSADPDGISATGYHGVLEVRIPKRPASTPRRIQVDTGATIVQ; this comes from the coding sequence ATGAGCATCGTCCGTTATCGCCAGTGGCCGGCCCAGGCCGCATTCCAGAACGAGATCAAGCAGGTGTTCGACCGCTTCTTCGACCCCAATGGCGGCACCGACGAATCGGCCGTCGTCACCGCGCAGTGGGTGCCGCGCGTGGACATCAAGGAGGAGCCGGAGCGCTTCGTGCTGTACGCCGACCTGCCGGGCATCGACCCGTCGGAGATCGAGGTGTCGATGGACAAGGGCATCCTCTCGATCAAGGGCGAGCGCAAGAGCGAATCGGCCGCCGACACCGAGCGCTTTTCGCGCATCGAGCGTCGCTACGGCAGCTTCCACCGCCGCTTCGCGCTGCCCGACAGCGCCGATCCGGATGGCATTTCCGCCACCGGCTACCATGGGGTGCTGGAAGTGCGCATCCCCAAGCGTCCGGCGAGCACGCCGCGTCGCATCCAGGTCGATACCGGGGCCACGATCGTGCAGTAA
- a CDS encoding peroxiredoxin: MPIQTGERIPEVVLQRIRDGVEAVDTRTLFDGRRVLLFAVPGAFTPTCSEKHLPGYVEHFEEFRKRGIEVYCMAVNDPFVMQAWGKSQLVPDGLQMLSDGNGDFAKALGLELDASSYGMGVRARRFALYADDGVVRALFVEAPGEFKVSAADYVLQHLPD; the protein is encoded by the coding sequence ATGCCCATCCAGACCGGCGAACGCATTCCCGAAGTGGTGCTGCAGCGCATCCGCGACGGCGTCGAAGCCGTGGACACGCGCACCCTGTTCGATGGCCGCCGCGTGTTGCTGTTCGCGGTACCCGGCGCTTTCACCCCCACCTGTTCGGAGAAGCACCTGCCCGGCTACGTGGAGCACTTCGAGGAGTTCCGCAAGCGCGGCATCGAGGTGTACTGCATGGCGGTCAACGACCCGTTCGTGATGCAGGCCTGGGGCAAGAGCCAGCTGGTGCCGGACGGCCTGCAGATGCTGTCCGACGGCAACGGCGACTTCGCCAAGGCGCTGGGCCTGGAACTGGACGCCAGCAGCTACGGCATGGGCGTGCGGGCGCGTCGCTTCGCGCTGTACGCCGACGACGGCGTGGTGCGTGCGCTGTTCGTCGAGGCGCCCGGCGAGTTCAAGGTCTCCGCCGCCGACTACGTGCTGCAGCATCTTCCCGACTGA